GCAGGCGGCGCACAGGGCGGCCACGCACTTGGCCACGGCGTGGAAGGTCTGGCGGTGCGCGGCCGGCGGCTCCGCGGCGCCGCAGCGGTGGATGGGCTCCGTCAGCTGCCGCAGCAGCTCCGCGCAGCCCGCGGCCGCCGCTGGCGCCACAACCAGCACCTGCAAGAGGTCCGTGATGGCGCCCAGCGCCCCCGCTTGCAGCAGAGGCGAGTGCACGAGCTGGAAGATCTCGGCGAGGATGGGGCCGCTGGCCTTGGAGAGGCAGGAGGGGCAGACCTTGGCCAgagtggtgaggaggaggatggcCACCTGCGACACGTGCATGTCGCTCTCGGTGATTAaggcaggcagctcagccagcacGGCCTCCAGCATGACAGGCTTCAGGCTGTCGCTGTAGTTCCTCACCAGCACGTCCAGGGCGGTCAGAGTGCTCAGCCTCAGGGCACGCTGATTCTTCCTCAAGAAGGAAGCCAGGATGGGGAACCCTTCCCCCAGGATGGGCCTCAAGTCGATGTGAAGGGGAGAGGCAGCAATCAGGGTGAGGGCTTTGACTGTTGTCAGCCTGGTGATTTCGTTCCTGAGCCTCTCCAggaatatctgcagggtgggcTGGAGATGGGTGCTGAGGTGGTCTCCCAGGTGGTGGATGGTGTATGCCATGCAGGAGATGGCACGCTCCTTCACCTCCTGGTCGAtgtcagctgcctgcagccgcTTCAGAGTAGCGGGGAAAAGGTCCCTCATGTAGGGCTTGGCATCAAACATGCAGGGCTTGTCCAGGGGCCTGAGGACTTTCAccagctgctgagccaccagCAGGGCTTCAGAGGTGATCTTGTAAAAGGGGTCTCCAATGCAGGTCACAACTGGAGGCAGCAGGCTTGCCATGTGAGGGTGAAACACCTCTGGCtggtgggtgcagaggaggacatGCAGAAAAGCCAGGGTGTCGATCCTCATGTTGGAGGAGCTGGATTTGTCAGCCAGGGAGAAAACAATGCCTGTGAGGGGAGACGGCAGTGACTGCTCTCAGTTCGCAGGGGGGTTCACAAGCAgcctcccaggggagcagagcaaagtgactCTCCTGGTGccttcctgctccctgcagcattCCAAGCCCTCCCTCAGTGGGATGCTTCCCAAGCCCAAAGGCAGGAAAGCTCAGAGGATAATGTGATGGTGCAAATGCAATCAGCAGTCAGCACAAAGAGTTGCTTTAAAGGGTACCACGTCTTGTGAAAGCTctctcagccccagccctgctccctcagcccccaGAGAGGCTCACCAGGGATGAGCACAGGGAggtgctctgccaggcagccaggcaggaCGTTGGCTAGCTCTGTCAGGAGGCTGAAGCAGCCCTGtctggacttgatgctcttttCTCTGAGCTGTTTGTGCAAGGCCTTGACAATTTTGGGGACCTGCcatttgaaaaaggaaaatcttcAGGAAGAAGCAGTGTGCTCAAGCTTAACTACCAGGCACATCCATCAGTGGCACTATGTGTGCTTCTCTTTGCTCCCAGGTTGAAGCCAGCCAAGCAGGTCCTGACTCACCTGGTCCTGAAGCATCCTCAGAGGAACCTCATCCTTGCCAGAAGCATCGGCAgtgtgcagccagctctgggtgGGCAGCGTTTGCTTCAGCAAGGAGATGTAAGTGCTGAAGATGTCAGCTTTgacattctcctccctctctttgAACCTGCTTATCAGGACTGGGGAGAGGATTCTGTAGAAGTCCTGCAGGAGGTCGTGCCTGCTGCTGACCATGGCCTCCAGGCACTTGGCTGCAGCCCTGCGCACCTTCCAGCTGACGTCGTCGTCATCGCTGTACTCATCActctctgcagaggagaggcCTCCATCAGGACAGCACCACAGGCAGAGGCTCCCTGGGTCCTCAgagcttccctctgcagccaggatACACAGCTGGGAAcacagagcagcctgtgccagccagtGTGACCTagggctgccctgtgccaggctctcccacTCCCAGCAAGAGCTGACAGTGAATAAACCTTCCTGTAGCTGCCGTTCCTGGCCTCTTCGGCTCAGGCATTGAGGCTTTGGTTTTGAAGGGAGAAGGAGGTTTGCAAATTTTAAGGGCAGAAGTATGTAAATATTTGTCTGAGCAATTCCTGGATGGCACTGAACAGCCTAAAAACTTCCTGTGTTATTGGCAggaagcccctcaggatcctACCCCAATAAGTATGAGACACAAATGCCTTTCTTTCAAGGATCCTGCCCCAACCTTTgctctcagcctgcagagtgtGGAGCTATGCAGAGGCAGCACCAAGTGTCTGCAGCTTACAAGCACTGAGGGTGCCCCTCCCTCTGCCCAAGGCTGCACTCCCACACCACAGTTAACCCCCACCCAGTCCAAGGCCTCTTTTGCAGCCAGTATCAGGCTGCATTCCCTGCTCACCAGGATGTTTCCAGTGCTGGGCCAAGATGTTTTTAATGGTGGGACTTTGAAATGGTCAGGACTTTAGCCTTGCCCTCTTCTACCACAAAGAATTAAAAACAGCTGCTTAGAGTAAACctgtggctgcctgggcactgcctcTGTAGGCTGAGGTAGCTGCCCTGACACTGTCACATCAGGGCTGCACCAGAGGGGAGCTGCTCACTGCCTGCAACATTcccctggaagcagcagccttgTCAGCACCCCATGAGGAGCCATCTCTCACAGGAGCCCAGGACCGCTCAAGCTCAGCTGTGAGGGCAGACACCTGAAGCTTGGATGATGAGCCAGAGAGCAGGCAAGGGCAGCAGTGTTCCCTCCTGCCCTTGAAGAACACCCATGGAGcatgctctgagctctgcctggcagGCTGCAAGAAACACAACACTGGGAGCACAAGGCAGTATTCCTGACAGCGGGAATGGCAGAATGCCTGCCCCTCAGGATTTCTAGGTGCCAAGCCTGGCTGCTTGCTGGTTGTGCTGAGGAagtcctgcagacagcaggcagagcaaagcagcacttTCCTCATATAGCTCTCCACTAAGACAGCTCAGAGGTCAAGTTTCAGTTGcttcaggcaggcagagctcagaggacCTTCTCAAAAAGAAGTAAAACTCCCAGAGTCAATTCCTGCTGCAACTTTGCACACACAGCTGTGTCATCACCACTGAACTACAAGAGCCCATCTGAGAGAGCTGACTGGCAGCAGGTCTGGAAGGTAAcatcacagaggtgagggagcaggaagggGAGAAGTGTGaacccagggagctgctgagcacagtCACCCTCACAAGCAGGCACCTTGCTCTTCATCCTTCTCATTTTCAGTTTCCAtcatctcttcctcctcattGTCATAGTTGTAGTTTGGGTCAAAGGTGATGTATTTCAAACACAGCCCCATCACAGTGGGGATGTGAGGGTCAATCTCCTTTGGGCACCTGTGAGAACACAAAGAGGGAGCAAACTGAAGACTAAGCTCTCTTAAACATCCAAATAATGCAATATCCTCACATGGACCCCAAATGCTTCCCAGGCTACAGGAACGTATTGGTAACAGGGGTGAAaccagagctgctccttcctGCTGTGCACTGAGCTGGGCCACATTACCCTGGGGAGGGCACAAGGATTTCTAGGAGCTGAAAATCCAATAAATTGCCTCCAGGCCCTGGCTGAGTGCTCCCTTCATGGGGGAAAacctcagcagccctgcagggctcctgctCCAAGACAAGCAGTAAATGCTTGGCCAAAcaacaggagagctgcagctcagcacctctcCTGCCTGAGCCCTCCTCATGCAGAAGAGCCTGAACTCATGAAGTATCCTTCCCACCAGCAATGCCCACAGGAAGGTgctgagcccagccccagcaggaggCCAGTGACCcaggccaggcagagctgcccccCAGGGGCACACCTGCTGACGAAGGACTCGAAGGCCTGGAAGCAGAACTCCCTCAGCTCATCATCCTCTACGCTGCAGTACTGCACGATCAGGGGAACAATCTTCTCCAGGTGCTCTCCTGGGGGAtacaaaggcagcagcactgaaaaacCATTCCAGCCCTCACTCCACCCAGCAGCTAACAGCCTTCTGCCACCTCCTtcatgtgctggctgctggcagagctttcCTGCCCTGAAGCCCAGGGGCCAAGGGCCAGCAGCCCACCAaggcccagccctgcaggcatTTCAGCAGCCCACCCACTGCTCCCTGTCTTCAGCCCCTTGTTGGCATTTCAGTCACAGACAGGGATTAGTGATCTTGTAAGAGCCAGCCTCAGCTCTGGCAGGTCTTTTAGACAGGTGACACAGTATgctgccttcccttcctcctctcctttggACAGGGATTATCTTCTGTCCTCTTTCCCAGAGGTGTTAATGCAGGGCAGGGAAGCGCTGCAGGACCTTCAGATGAAATCACCATGGAAGGATAGCCAGAGGCTTACTCAGGTGTCTCCTCCCTTCCAAGTGGAGCTCAGAGAGCCAGGCCAGGAGCACAGAGGGAATCACAGAGCACTGACACAGCAGGAACAGAGGGAGCAGATGTGTTTCAccactgccaggagctgctctaCACCATACTCAGGGTTCCCAGGGCTACGTACCGATGCGgtgcccagcctgcctgctgatgCCAGCCACACACTGTATGTAGGTCCTGGTAGTGGAGGTAGACTCATTCCTCTTCAGCTCGGCCAGCAGATGCTCTGTGAGCTCTGAGAAGATGTTTCCACTGCAGGTCAAGACAAGATGGCCCAGGGCAATGATGGCCCTTTTGCGTACTGCCAGCCTGGGGCTCgtcagctggggcaggaggcagctcagGATGGAGGAATGGAAAGAGCAGAGTGTTCCCCCTAGCCTGCAACCAACAGAACAAGGCAGAAAAGCCTCAGAGCTAattctcttctccccctcttgGCAGCAAACAACGTAAAACCCCTCAGCTGCGCAGACTCCCTGTgtgtgggcagggagagggaagagtgGGCCTGGCACCATGGCCTGGACTTGTTCTGTAGGACACAGGGAGGGCTTGGTTTTGGCTGTGTCCTTCTAGGTGACCTGGGGCTTTGTCAGTAATTCCCTGCATGCAGCTGACATATGACACTGTCACTCTAACTTCTGTAACAAGAGAAAGGCAGCCAGGAAAAAACTGCATGTGTGCTCAGGTCACAGGGCTAAAATAAGCCTCCCTGCCTTGCCCCCTGCCTCCCCACACCTGCCTGTGGGACTCAggagcagcaccactgctgctcctcagtaCAGCACAACTCAGCCTGGCACCTCTCACCCCTGCTGGGGGATAAGCTCTGGTGATAGCCCCCAGTGGCAGCCAACCCAAATCCCTCATTTTTAAGTCCTCACAGCAGGATTATGgaagcagagaaatgaaaacaggcagagagaggcagctcctgccaggcagagctgccagaaGGAAGCCCTTTGGTACCTGCTCAGCATATCTGATAGGATGTCAAGAGcctccagctgcacagagacatCCTCCTGCTTGCCAATGGCTCCTGTCAGCTGGGCTGTGATTTTCTTGCACACGTTTGCTGTCATGCTGGAGCCTGCAAGAGAgagattttttcccccactgccaGTCAAGAAGCAGCCCTTTGACTGTTGAGGATGACTGAGTCCCTCCTTCATTACAGCAAGAACTCCTCAGGGGCAGGCCTGCCAGGAGGCTTCTCTCCTCTGGGAGTGCCCTTTACCCTACCCTCCTGGCTGTCTCTCAGGCAGCTCCCAGGCCCctgcagcacaaggagcagagctgggtgggaaGCTCCTGGCacacttttccctgctctttacCTTGCAGATGTTCAGTTTCAGCAAGGCAAGGGCTGCTCAGCAGGAAGGGCACTCCTGACATAAACTGCTTCTCAGCTCCATAACTGAATTTAAGGGTAGGAGTAGATAAATCTGGCTCAGGATATAGCCTGGGTtcaagaacaggctgccccaaaccaccacagcaacAGCAACCCCTCAGAGTGGGGCTCAGAGTGAAGGAAGCACAGGGCAGAGGTTCACcccctgccttctgcagcaaacccacactgctttggggGCTTTCTCCCCACACAGTGCCAGTGCcagccctcaaggggaagacTCCTCTGGTGCTAC
This genomic stretch from Indicator indicator isolate 239-I01 chromosome 15, UM_Iind_1.1, whole genome shotgun sequence harbors:
- the LOC128971906 gene encoding cullin-associated NEDD8-dissociated protein 1-like isoform X2, which gives rise to MAGGSYHISSLLEKMTSSDKDFRFMATNDLMMELQKDSIKLDEDSEKKVVKMLLKLLEDKNGEVQNLAVKCLGPLVGKVKEYQVETMVDTLCTNMLSDKEQLRDISSIGLKTVIAELPPAAAGSSMTANVCKKITAQLTGAIGKQEDVSVQLEALDILSDMLSRLGGTLCSFHSSILSCLLPQLTSPRLAVRKRAIIALGHLVLTCSGNIFSELTEHLLAELKRNESTSTTRTYIQCVAGISRQAGHRIGEHLEKIVPLIVQYCSVEDDELREFCFQAFESFVSRCPKEIDPHIPTVMGLCLKYITFDPNYNYDNEEEEMMETENEKDEEQGSDDEYSDDDDVSWKVRRAAAKCLEAMVSSRHDLLQDFYRILSPVLISRFKEREENVKADIFSTYISLLKQTLPTQSWLHTADASGKDEVPLRMLQDQVPKIVKALHKQLREKSIKSRQGCFSLLTELANVLPGCLAEHLPVLIPGIVFSLADKSSSSNMRIDTLAFLHVLLCTHQPEVFHPHMASLLPPVVTCIGDPFYKITSEALLVAQQLVKVLRPLDKPCMFDAKPYMRDLFPATLKRLQAADIDQEVKERAISCMAYTIHHLGDHLSTHLQPTLQIFLERLRNEITRLTTVKALTLIAASPLHIDLRPILGEGFPILASFLRKNQRALRLSTLTALDVLVRNYSDSLKPVMLEAVLAELPALITESDMHVSQVAILLLTTLAKVCPSCLSKASGPILAEIFQLVHSPLLQAGALGAITDLLQVLVVAPAAAAGCAELLRQLTEPIHRCGAAEPPAAHRQTFHAVAKCVAALCAACPREAPGAVSRFLQDARSPGRSSAVRVLAFLCLAELGRGASLDEQGELQAVLLEAFASPSEEEKSAASYALGSIGVGSLQQFLPFLLREIGSQPRRQYLLLTSLRELLGACPPAALGPYVEDVWALLFRHCECAEEGTRSVVAECLGRLTLVNPALLLPRLQEQLASGSPHTRSTIVTAVKFTITDQPQPIDALLKGCIGDFLKTLQDPDLNVRRVALAMFNSAAHNKPSLIRELLGSALPSLYAETRVRRELIREVEMGPFKHTVDDGLDVRKAAFECMYTLLDSCLDRLDIYQYLDHVEDGLKDHYDIQMLTFILLARLAALRPQAVLQRLERLIDPLQATCSTKVKAGSVKQEFEKQDELKRSAMRAVAALLTIPEAEKSPAMAEFSSQIRASPEMASLFESIQKDSTTLSSAESMDMN
- the LOC128971906 gene encoding cullin-associated NEDD8-dissociated protein 1-like isoform X3, which gives rise to MAGGSYHISSLLEKMTSSDKDFRFMATNDLMMELQKDSIKLDEDSEKKVVKMLLKLLEDKNGEVQNLAVKWLGGTLCSFHSSILSCLLPQLTSPRLAVRKRAIIALGHLVLTCSGNIFSELTEHLLAELKRNESTSTTRTYIQCVAGISRQAGHRIGEHLEKIVPLIVQYCSVEDDELREFCFQAFESFVSRCPKEIDPHIPTVMGLCLKYITFDPNYNYDNEEEEMMETENEKDEEQESDEYSDDDDVSWKVRRAAAKCLEAMVSSRHDLLQDFYRILSPVLISRFKEREENVKADIFSTYISLLKQTLPTQSWLHTADASGKDEVPLRMLQDQVPKIVKALHKQLREKSIKSRQGCFSLLTELANVLPGCLAEHLPVLIPGIVFSLADKSSSSNMRIDTLAFLHVLLCTHQPEVFHPHMASLLPPVVTCIGDPFYKITSEALLVAQQLVKVLRPLDKPCMFDAKPYMRDLFPATLKRLQAADIDQEVKERAISCMAYTIHHLGDHLSTHLQPTLQIFLERLRNEITRLTTVKALTLIAASPLHIDLRPILGEGFPILASFLRKNQRALRLSTLTALDVLVRNYSDSLKPVMLEAVLAELPALITESDMHVSQVAILLLTTLAKVCPSCLSKASGPILAEIFQLVHSPLLQAGALGAITDLLQVLVVAPAAAAGCAELLRQLTEPIHRCGAAEPPAAHRQTFHAVAKCVAALCAACPREAPGAVSRFLQDARSPGRSSAVRVLAFLCLAELGRGASLDEQGELQAVLLEAFASPSEEEKSAASYALGSIGVGSLQQFLPFLLREIGSQPRRQYLLLTSLRELLGACPPAALGPYVEDVWALLFRHCECAEEGTRSVVAECLGRLTLVNPALLLPRLQEQLASGSPHTRSTIVTAVKFTITDQPQPIDALLKGCIAAHNKPSLIRELLGSALPSLYAETRVRRELIREVEMGPFKHTVDDGLDVRKAAFECMYTLLDSCLDRLDIYQYLDHVEDGLKDHYDIQMLTFILLARLAALRPQAVLQRLERLIDPLQATCSTKVKAGSVKQEFEKQDELKRSAMRAVAALLTIPEAEKSPAMAEFSSQIRASPEMASLFESIQKDSTTLSSAESMDMN
- the LOC128971906 gene encoding cullin-associated NEDD8-dissociated protein 1-like isoform X1 is translated as MAGGSYHISSLLEKMTSSDKDFRFMATNDLMMELQKDSIKLDEDSEKKVVKMLLKLLEDKNGEVQNLAVKCLGPLVGKVKEYQVETMVDTLCTNMLSDKEQLRDISSIGLKTVIAELPPAAAGSSMTANVCKKITAQLTGAIGKQEDVSVQLEALDILSDMLSRLGGTLCSFHSSILSCLLPQLTSPRLAVRKRAIIALGHLVLTCSGNIFSELTEHLLAELKRNESTSTTRTYIQCVAGISRQAGHRIGEHLEKIVPLIVQYCSVEDDELREFCFQAFESFVSRCPKEIDPHIPTVMGLCLKYITFDPNYNYDNEEEEMMETENEKDEEQESDEYSDDDDVSWKVRRAAAKCLEAMVSSRHDLLQDFYRILSPVLISRFKEREENVKADIFSTYISLLKQTLPTQSWLHTADASGKDEVPLRMLQDQVPKIVKALHKQLREKSIKSRQGCFSLLTELANVLPGCLAEHLPVLIPGIVFSLADKSSSSNMRIDTLAFLHVLLCTHQPEVFHPHMASLLPPVVTCIGDPFYKITSEALLVAQQLVKVLRPLDKPCMFDAKPYMRDLFPATLKRLQAADIDQEVKERAISCMAYTIHHLGDHLSTHLQPTLQIFLERLRNEITRLTTVKALTLIAASPLHIDLRPILGEGFPILASFLRKNQRALRLSTLTALDVLVRNYSDSLKPVMLEAVLAELPALITESDMHVSQVAILLLTTLAKVCPSCLSKASGPILAEIFQLVHSPLLQAGALGAITDLLQVLVVAPAAAAGCAELLRQLTEPIHRCGAAEPPAAHRQTFHAVAKCVAALCAACPREAPGAVSRFLQDARSPGRSSAVRVLAFLCLAELGRGASLDEQGELQAVLLEAFASPSEEEKSAASYALGSIGVGSLQQFLPFLLREIGSQPRRQYLLLTSLRELLGACPPAALGPYVEDVWALLFRHCECAEEGTRSVVAECLGRLTLVNPALLLPRLQEQLASGSPHTRSTIVTAVKFTITDQPQPIDALLKGCIGDFLKTLQDPDLNVRRVALAMFNSAAHNKPSLIRELLGSALPSLYAETRVRRELIREVEMGPFKHTVDDGLDVRKAAFECMYTLLDSCLDRLDIYQYLDHVEDGLKDHYDIQMLTFILLARLAALRPQAVLQRLERLIDPLQATCSTKVKAGSVKQEFEKQDELKRSAMRAVAALLTIPEAEKSPAMAEFSSQIRASPEMASLFESIQKDSTTLSSAESMDMN